The Bacteroidota bacterium genome segment TAAGGAAATTGTAGGAAACACAGTTTTGGTAAAAAACCAAATTGGATTGGTCTATTATCCTCAATACTCAATCACACTTCTCGATACTCTTGCTCTCGGTCAGGGATATCAGGTGAAAATGGCAAGCGGCGATACTTTGAATGTTACAGGAATAATTTGCCAGCCCTCAAATTCACCAATTTCACTCGCAGCGGGCTGGAGTATAATTGGCTATTTGCGACAAACCCCAGAAAATATTTCCCAAATATTTTCAGCCATAGTTTCGAATACCGAAATTGTAAAAGACGAACTTGGCAATATTTTCTGGCCACAATACTCAATAAATAACATAGGAAATATGCTTCCTGGTAAAGGCTATCAGGTGAAGATGATTAATTCTGATGTTTTGGTTTATTTGGGGAATTGAAATTGATTTGTCGTTTGTAATTACAAAACCTTAATAATACCATAAGAAAAATGTATATTTGACATTTTAATAAATTTTTCAAGATATCTGCTATGAAGAATATAATTACAAAATCTAAATCATTTATTCTAATAAGAATCATTTTTATAACAATATTGCTTTTGCATAGTATTCAAAACACTTTTGCACAAAATGTTATTAATGTTTTTCATTCGGGAGGTACAGGAGACGATTATGGAAAAGAGATTGCCTATAAAGATGATGGGAGATATTATCTTACAGGAAATTTTAATTCTACTGCAAATATTTTTGGTGAAACACTAAGCAGCCAGAATCCAAATTTTGACGATATTTTTATTTCATGTTTTGATACCAGTGGACAAAATATTTTTACAAAAAGTATTGGTAGCATGAAGGATGACATTGCTAGAGGAATTGCTATTGATTCTACTGGTCGTACTTATGTTACTGGCACTTTCAATGATTCATTGCAATTTGCTGATACCACGATTTATAATCCATGTGGAAATAGTCCAAATTCCGGAAAAGGAATATTTTTAATAAAATACTCTCCACAAGGAAATCGTTTGTGGGAAAAGGTTGTTTGTGGAACTAAAACAACTGCAAACTCAAAGGTATTATTAGATCCTTTCGGTAAGGTGTGGTTAATTGGAAACTATGAAAATGGTGGTGTTTTAATTGATACTTTAAACCTATCCGGTTCAGGAAATACCAATATATTTATTGCTAGATTTACAAAAAATGGCAATTTAGAATTTGCTAATGGAATTAGTGCTAGTGGTAGTGGTCCCAGTCAGTGTTTACTTACAGGGATAACTGTCAATAATCAGGGTGCTGTATTTATTTCAGGATATTATAAATATGCAAACCATATTAATGGCTTTTCTGTACCTGACGGTAGTTACTATAAACCCTTTATTATGAAAATGGATTATAGCGGTAATATTCAATGGGTTAGCGGTTCATCTTCTAATAACAATTGCTATTCAAAAGGCTTTATCAATGATATCTCAGGTAATTCTTATATTACAGGCTATTTTCAAGGCACTACAACTTTTGGTAGTCAAACAATAGCAAGCAATGGTGGATACGATTACTTTATTGCTTGTTGCAGTTCATCGGGGCAATGGCAGTGGGCTGAAAGTGTAGGGAATACTGGTAACGACTATGCTTTTGGAATTTCGTTAAACTCACAAAATGAACTATTCATCACCGGGAGGTTCGAAAACAGTTTAAGTTTTGCAGGACAAAATCTAATTTCGAATGGTGGTACAGATATTTTTCTGGCGAAATATGATTTGGCTGGAGGTTTCCTTGCAGCCCAATCTTATGGTGGCAGTGCCGATGACGGAGCTTACAATGTCTACATAACCGAGAATGATACAATTATTATAACAGGCTACTTCCAAAACACTATGACAATAGACACTATTACAACAACAAGCAATGGTGGCAAAGATATTTTTGTGGCAAGTTTTTTAGATACAATAGCTTGCAATGTTCCAAATTCTTATATAAATATTATTAATAATTACACTGAAATTTCTTTATCTACTTCATTTCAATATGATACTTCTCAATATTTCTTAACATGGCAAATGGGGGACGGTACAGAATTTTACCAAACTACTTCTATTGTGTATGATTATCAGGCAATTGATACTTTCTACATATCATTACATATTGTAGATAAAAACGACAGCCTTTGTTTTAAGGATTTCTATGAAACAGTAATAACTATGTGTATCTTAGATGAGCTACAAATATCAAAACAGATAAATAACACTTCTGTATCATTGGAGACCTCGTACTCATTAGATACTTCCCAATATTCAATCACCTGGAATATGGGCGATGGTACAGAATTTTACCAAACTACTTCTGTTGAATATGATTATCAGGCAATTGATACTTTCAATACTATCTTATATATTGAATATAATAATGATAGTCTCTGTTTTATAAACTTGTTTGAAACAGTGATAACTAATTGTTTTTTAGATAATCTCGATTTTTCCATGCAAATGAATAACAATAATGTTGTGTTCGAAACTTCATATTTTATTGACACAAATCAGTTTCAGATTGTTTGGGATGTTGGAGATTCAACAAGCATTACAAACCTAAACAATCCTGTCCATTACTACAATTCCTATGGCTATAAATCTATCACACTTTCTGCAACATATTTGCCGGATAGTACTTGTAATATACAAATACAGAAAATTCTCAATATTGATAACCTTCCATGTATTACAACTCCCGAAATTGTTATTCATGAAAATATTGACAAACATGCAATTTTTGAACTAATACCAAATGTCGATACTATAAATTATCAGATATTGTGGGACCTTGAATATGGAACCATAGTTTATGATCAAAACCTAATAGATCATATTTTCCCTTATAATTATATTACTTATTTAACTTGCCAGATATCACATATTGCAGATTCTAATTGTGTTATTACTGTCGAAAAAGAGATAGATCTTGATTGTTACGATGAGATAGGCTTTGATTATTGGGAAACCACAGATGAATGGCCTGGAGGATGGGAATATCACGTTTGGGCAGACATAGTTTATGACGAGCCACCAAATAGTTATGCTTTTGTTTGTGATTGTGGTAACGGAGATGTAGATAGTTTAGTAAACGACTGGGATTGGAGTTGCTATTATGATGTTGCTGGAAACTATGAAATCTCTTTTTATGTATGGGACTTGGAAGATTCTACATGTCATGGAGATGCTGGAGACTTTACCATAACTGTTGAAGAACCGGATTGCTCGGTAGCAGGTGGTATAGGCAATGTATCTTTATGGCCTTTCGATAGTATGACAGTTGCAGTTCAAGCTGGTGCACCTCAAATGGAATATTCATTTTATTGGAATTTTGGTGATGGATCATCAGGAGGAGGTTCTGAAGAATGGCATACATATTCAGATTATGGAGTTTATACAATTTGCTTGACAACCACGAATAATTGGGGTGTGGGCTGTTCCGAAACTTCTTATTATAATTTTACTCTTGGTATAGGAGGCTGCAATGATACGCTTGCACTTAATTACAACCCAAACGCAGATTTCAATAATGGTTCTTGCATTTATGCTGATACACAATCAATATCATTGTCACTTGGCTGGAGCATTTTCTCGACATACATTGAGCCATTTGAAAACAATATAGATAGCATTTTTCAGGAAATAGTAGGAAACACAATATTGGTAAAAAACCAAATGGGTTTAATTTATTATCCACTGTATTCTATAATTTCACTAGATACGATAGCACTAGGTCAGGGTTATCTGGTAAAAATGGCAAATGGGGCAATTCTAAATGTTACTGGAATAATTTGCCAGCCTCAAAACTCACCAATTTTGCTCACAGAAGGCTGGAACACCATTGGCTATCTGCGGCAATCGTCTGCAAATATTTTGCAAATGTTTTCATCCATAGAATCAAACACAGAGATCGTTAAAGACGATTCCGGCAACATTTATTGGCCTCAATTCAACTTCAATAACATAGGCAATATGCTTCCTGGTAAAGGCTATCAGGTGAAGATGATTAGTGCGGATACTTTGGTATATCCGGCTAATTGAAAGCCTTTCGGCACTCATTTTCTATTTTCAAAGTCTCTTGTCTTTTTATTGTTAAAATAAATTTTATATCTAACTTCTGTTTTATACTATTCTCTGATTATATTTGTAGGTTTTAAATATTGTGAATGTTATGAAAAAAAATATGTCAAAAGCCCTTATAGGTCAAATAGTTGTATTTCTACTTTTATCAACAAACTGTTCAGTAATAAAAAAGCAAGCTTCAGAAGAAATTCCAGATAATGAAAATTCAAAGACAGTAGCTGTGAAAGAACTTATTCTCGACCAACAATTCCGCATGTCGTACGATGAGATTGACTATAAAATAAAAAATGCCCGAATCAATGATGAGATTCTTTCGATTTCAGTAGCATATAAAGGAGGGTGCGGGCAACACAATTTCGATGTGGTTTTCAACGGAATGTATGCGAAAAGTTTACCGGTAAAAGCTGCTCTATATATAAAACATGAGGCAATAAATGAAACTTGCGAACGAGATACGAGCGAAGAAATTAAGTTTGATATTTCTAAAATTCAATATCCGAGAGACACTACTGTTATAATTAATATTTTCAGTTATTCGCCACAGCTTAGATATGATTATTGAGTTGTAAGTTTGTGAAAATAAAAGTGATTTTTTTAAGCTGAAAGATATTTTTTCAAGGAGTCTATGCAAATATCAATCTCCTCCATAGTATTGAATTTGCTAAAAGAAAATCTTAATGCTTGTTTATTTTCATCGAGCCCGAGTGCTTCAACAACATGTGAACGAACGCTTGAGCCCGATGTGCATGCACTACCTTCGGAAACTGCAATGCCATCAATATCAAGATTTATCATAAGCATTTCAGATTTTTCTGTTTTCGGAAAAACTACATTTAAGATTGTAAATGCTCCTTTCTCCTCACTTTCGCCAAGAAAGCTACAATCAAGAAATTCTTTTTTAATCCTTTCTACAAAATAGTTTTTAAGTCCGCTGATATATTTTGCATTTTTTTCAAAATCTTCATATGCAATTTCCAGAGCTTTTGCCATTCCTGCAATTCCAATTACATTTTCTGTGCCGGCACGCATATTTCGTTCCTGAGCACCACCAATAATTAATGGCTTTATATTCATATTATTATTGACATAAATAAAGCCAACTCCTTTCGGCCCATGGAACTTATGGGCAGAGCCAACAATAAAATCAATTTCTATGGTTTCCAAATTTAATTGGTAATGTCCAATAGATTGAACTGTATCTGACAAGAATATTGCCTTATGCTTTTTGCAAATTTTACTAACCTTTTTTATTGGTAAAAGGTTTGAAATTTCATTGTTTAGGTGCATTAAAGCAACGAGAGAATTCGGATTTTTGCTCAAAAATTCGTTAAGTTCGTCGAAATTCAGATTAGCTTTTTCGTCAAAATTCAAATAGTTTAATTCAATTAATCCCATCTTTTCATAGGATTCAAGGCATTGCAAAACAGCTTGATGCTCTAATTTTGAAGTAATTACTTTAGTTATTTTTAATGAATTTACACAAGCTGAAATTGCCATATTTATTGCTTCGGTACCGCCGGAAGTAAAAAATATTTCGGAAGGAGCAGCACTAAAATAATTAGCAATAGTGCGCCGCGACTTTTCGATCAAAGATTTTGCATTTCTACCAAAATGATGAATAGATGAAGGATTTCCAAAATTTGTTTTTTGAAGCTCATACATCAGCTTCAACACTTCTTCATCAACTTTTGTAGAAGCCGCATTGTCGAAATAAATGTGCATTTTTACCGGGACTTAGAAAATAATTGAATCAAATATTTACAATAAAAATAGCCTACTTGCTTCCAATAATATAATTCAGATTTTCAAAAGTTCCCTCAGTAATTGAGATTTTTTCGGTGAGATTTTTATAAGCATCAAATTGAAAAGTTCCGCTAATTTTTTTATTATCAGTATCAAGTTCGCTTAATTCTATAGTACCACTACTTGCAACATAATTTTCGGTAGTACTACTAATGTTTGGTTTATAAATGGCTGAAAATTCAAAATTTGACAAATCCAAATTGTATGTTCCTTCGCTATTTCCAAGAATTGTAATTTCTATAATTTCACCCGCAGAGGAAGTCCCAACTATCAAGAAATAATTATTAACCAAATTTGTAGCACGAGTAATAGATTTCCATTCTACACCATCAATTTTTGCTTCCATCTTTGCAGATATAAGATCTTGAGCTTTTTCGCAACGAGAAAAAAGTATTGACAATAATAAAATTGCAACCAAATTTAAATATCTATTCTTTTTCATAATCCATTTTTAAAATTAAACTTTTAGTCAAAGATAATTCTATTATTTAAAACAAGATTGATTACAGAAAAAAATAGAACTAATTCAAGTACTAAAATTTTTATCTTTGTCGCAGTTTTAAAATAAATAATTTATTGATGATATTACCAATAGTAGCTTATGGTTCAAAAGTTCTTCGAGAGACCACAGTTGAGATTGAAGAGAATTATCCAAATTTGGATTCTCTCATTAAGAACTTGAAGGAAACCATGATACATGCAGACGGAGTAGGATTAGCAGCTCCGCAAGTTAATTTAGGCATCAGGCTTTTTGTTGTAGATGCAAGCCCACTATCGAAAGAAGACGAAACACTGGAAGGTTTCAGTAAGGTATTTATTAATCCTATAATTCTTGAGGAGAAAGGCGAGCCGTGGGCATACAACGAAGGTTGTTTAAGTTTGCCCGGAATAAGAGAAGAGGTGAAAAGAAAACCCAAAATTAGAATTGAATATTATGATGAGAATTGGGACTTAAAAGAAGAAATTTACGAAGGAATTAAAGCCAGGATTATTCAGCATGAATATGACCACCTTGAGGGATACGTATTGACCGATAGGTTACAACCACTTAAAAAAAGAATTTTGAAAGGAAAACTTGCTTCAATTTCAAAAGGGAAAGTTAGTACTGATTATAAAATGAAATTCCCGAACAGGAAATAATTTATTTTTGCTTATTAATAATTTAAAATTGATTAAATATGAAATACTCACTCCAAATACTGTCCATAATTGCATTCTTGATGCTATCCTGTAATCAAAAATCGCAGAAAGAGATTGATATTGAAAATATCACTAAACTTGAAGAAACCATTTATTCAGATAGCCTGAAAAAAATAGATATTGAACTTGCAAATAAACTTATGCTATCATATTCTTTATTTTCAGAAAACCACAAGGATGATAAAAACTCAGCAGAATACTTATTCAAAGCGGGCGAAATTGCAATGAATTTAAATATGTCGAAACCTGCAATCTCATACTTTAATAAAGTTTCGAACCAATACCCAACTTTTGAAAAGGCTCCGACTTGCATTTTTTTACAAGCTTTTATTTTTGAAAATCAATTGAATGACAATGAAAAAGCAAAGAAATTGTATGAAGCATTTATCGAAAAAAATCCTGATCATATTTTAACAAAAGATGCTAAAGCTTCATTAAAAAACCTTGGAAAAAGCCTTGAAGAAATAATTAAGGAATTTGAAACAAAAGCTAACAACGAATAATAATTCATAATTTATTCCCAATAACTACGGGAAATAATTCATATTTTTTTGTATCTAAATTGCCATTCATACTACAGTTTGCGATATGGAACCATGTCGATAGAAAAGCTTGTTGATGAAGCAATAGAAAACAAAATTGACAGTCTTGCCCTTACAGATATAAATAACTCGATGGGCATAATTGACTTTGTAAAAACCTGTTACGAAAAAAAAATTAAGCCAATAGCAGGAATAGAATTTAGGAATTCTAATGAGCATCTATATTTTGGCATCGCAAAAAACAATGAAGGTTTCCGAGAGCTTAACGAATTTTTGAGTTACCATAATTTTCAAAAAAAGAAACTTCCTCATGTAGCTCCATTTTTTGATAATGCTTTCATAATTTACCCATTTGGGAAAAAAGTAGTAAAAGAGTTGAAAGAAAATGAGTTTATCGGAATTCAAGCAAACGAAACTAATAAACTTTTTTCATCGGAGCTAAAAAAGCATCAATCGAAACTTATTATAAAACAAACAGTTAATTTTTGTAATGAGCAAGATTTCCAGGTCCACTCGCACCTTCGAGCAATCGACAACAATATTCTTTTGAGCCAGCTTTTGCCAGAACACATTGCTCATCCACAAGACCAAATTCTACCACAAAGCATTTTATTAAATCACTTCAAAAACTATCCTGACATAATCAGAAATACTGAAAATCTCATGGATAATTGTTCTTTTGAATTTGATTTCAATAGATCACGAAACAAAAAAACCTATACAGATAGTGTTTATAACGACAAAATTCTTTTAAAAAAACAAACTTTAAATGGAATGAAATATCGTTATGGTGAAAAAAATGAGCTCGCAAAAAACCGCATCAATCATGAATTGAAAATAATCGACATGCTCGGATTTTCAGCATATTTTCTTATCACATGGGATATTATACGTTTTTCTATGTCGAAAGGATTTTACCATGTAGGTAGAGGAAGCGGTGCAAATAGTATTGTTGCTTATTGCCTGAAAATTACCGATGTAGATCCTATTGAATTAGATTTATATTTCGAACGATTTATCAATCCTAAACGAACAAGTCCGCCCGATTTCGACATAGATTATTCATGGAAAGATCGTAATAATGTTACGAAATATATTTTCGACAAATATGGTTTAGAACACACTGCTCTGTTAGGGGTAACAACAACTTTTAAGTCGAAATCTATACTTCGTGAACTCGGAAAAGTATATGGTCTTCCAAAACAAGAAATTGATAGTTTGGTCGAAAATCCCGATAATCCAATAAATCAGAACGAATACACTCAAAACATTTTTAATATTGGAAAACAAATGGCAAACTTTCCAAATATTAGAAGTATTCACGCCGGAGGTATTATCATTTCTGAAAAACCCCTCTCCTATTACACAGCAGTTGACATGCCTCCAAAAGGTTATCCTACAACACAATGGGACATGTATGTAGCCGAAGATATTGGCTTTGAAAAACTTGATATTTTAAGCCAGAGAGGTATTGGCCATATTCGCGAAAGTGTAGAAATAGTACACCAAAACCAAGGAATTGACATTGATGTACACCAAGTTGAAAAATTTAAAAAAGATCCAAAAATAAAAAAGCTCTTACAGACGGGCGAAACGAATGGTTGTTTTTACGTTGAAAGCCCTGCCATGCGTGGATTGTTGAAAAAACTTAGATGCGATAATTATTTGAGCCTTGTTGCTGCAAGCTCAATTATTCGTCCAGGTGTCGCTCGTTCAGGCATGATGCGTGAATATATTCAAAGATTTCATAAACCAAATAGTTTTGAATATATCCATCCTGTGATGAAAGAACAACTATCTGAAACTTATGGAGTTATGGTTTATCAAGAAGATGTTCTGAAAATATGCCATCACTTTGCAGGATTAGATTTGGCAGATGCAGATGTTCTGCGAAGGGCTATGAGCGGAAAATCTCGTTCGAAAAAAGAATTTCAATTAATTGTTGATAAGTTTTTTGCAAACTGCAAAATGCGAGGATATTCCTACGATATCACAAAAGAGGTGTGGCGACAAATAGAATCATTTGCGGGATATTCGTTTTCAAAAGCACATTCGGCATCCTATGCTGTTGAGAGTTACCAGAGTCTATTTTTGAAAGCATATTTCCCTATAGAATTTATGGTAGCTGTGATAAATAATCATGGCGGATTTTACAGAACTTGGGTATATTTCAATGAAGCCAAGCGTTGGGGTGCCGAAATAAATCTTCCATGTGTGAATAACAGTAATTATTCCACTACAATCATCGAAAAAAATATCTATATTGGTTTTGTGCATATTGCCAATTTAGAATATAAAATAGGTAAAGCAATTGAAAAAGAACGAAAAACAAATGGCGATTTCATAGGACTAAAAGATTTTTTGAAAAGAGTATCATGCTCGCTCGAACAAATAATTATTCTCATTAAAATTGGCTCTTTCCGATTTACAAAACACAACAAAACCCAACTCTTGTGGGAGGTTCATTTTTTGCTAAACAAAAAGGGTTCAGGAATAAAACCCGGCTTGCTGTTTTATACCGAAGAGAAAAAATTTGAACTTCCTATATTAGAATATAATATTTTGGAAGATGCCTACGATGAAATAGAATATATAGGATTTCCAGTGAGTGTTTCGTATTTCGATTTATTAAAAACTAAATTTCGAGGTGAAATTAACTCCAGCCAATTAGCCGAAAGTATTGGCAAAAAAGTCAAAATGTTAGGACAATTAGTTACAATCAAATATGTTTACACAAAAAAAAGGGAAATAATGCACTTTGCTACCTTCATTGATGTACAAGGAGAATTTTTTGATACAGTTCACTTTCCAGACTCACTAAAAAACTATCCCTTTCGGGGAAATGGTATGTATTTAATTTTAGGAGAAATTACACACGAATTTGATTTCCCAAGCATTACAGTAGAAAAACTTGCTAAAATGCCAATTAAGTCTGATCCGAGATATGAATAATTAGTCTCAAGACTTGTTTTATTTAAGTTTTCAGAAAAACTAAGCACGAAAAACTTGACATCAACTATTTTTTGTTTTACATTTGGAAATTATTAACAAAGGAGGATTAGTTACAATAGGTGACTATCATTTAGACACAAATAAGTAATTCATATGAGACAAGTCTTATCAGAACAATCATGAACCATCAAATCCCACTTCAAGACGGCTGGGGCATCTTCTCCACTTACCTCGAACCTTTAGAAAACAATTTCGATTCTATTTTTGCTGAAAATAAGAAAAGCGAAAATTGTAAATTAACAATGTTTTAAGCTATGAAAACAAGTATTCTATATATTTTAATTATCATAATCAGTCTTTCAATCAATATTCAAGGTCAGGAACTGAAAATTCTGAAAAGTTTTGGGAGCCCATTAGATGAAACTGTGCAGGAAGTTAGATTTGATAACAGTGGAAATATTTATATTTCAGGAACATATGAGCAACCAATAGACTTAACTGACACAGTTTTACAAATGCTTGTTAATTATAACACTTCTGATGCTTTTTATATTGGTTTTGACTCTTGCTTAAACTTTAAATGTGCTCAAACTATTAAAAGCTATTTCGATGATAAATATACTTCAATCTGCGTTTCTGCGGAAAATGAGGTCTATTTTGGAGGATTTTGCAGGAATGCCGTTTGGGTGGGCGATACCAACTATTATGGTTCATATAATAATTTGATAATTGGCAAGCTTGATGAAGAAGCTAATCCGTTGTGGTTAAATAATATTGCAAATAATAGCTCCGGTATGAATCAAATTTTTCTGGCTAATTTAAGTTCGAACTATTCAGATCGCTTAATAGCAGCCGGACATTTTAATGTATCTCCCATAGGGTTCGGAAATGGCATAACATTGCAAACTACTGGTTACTACGATATTTTTGTTTCAAGCTATTCTGCAAATGGAAATGTTGAATGGATAAAAAATATGGGCGGATCAAATACAGACGTTTGTTATGCTATGGTTGATGACAGTTTCGGAAATATTTTTCTTACAGGAGCTTTTATGAGTACTGCATACTTTGACAGTTTAAGTCTGAGTTCCTCGGGAAACAGGGATATTTATGTCAGCAAATTAGATAGCCTTGGAAATGTTTTGTGGGTAGAAAAAGCCGGTGGTTCAGGTAACGATTACGGAAGAGATATTGTAACTGATGACTTTGGAAACTGCTTTGTAACCGGATTTTTTGAAGGAACTGTAAATTTCGGTATCTACCAGCTTGAAAGTTGTGGTGGATATGATATATTTCTTGCTTGCTTAGATTCTACAGGGCAGTGGCAATGGGCAGAAAGTGCCTGTGGAAGCGATGATGATCAAGCATATGGAGTTGCAGTTAGCATGAATGGAGGAGTCTATATCACAGGACGTTTTAACGATACTTTAAATTTTCCTATACATAGCCTTATTTCGAATGGTGGCACTGATATTTTCCTTGCAAAATATGATCCTTTTGGAGATTTTCTGTGGGCAAATAGCTATGGCGGAACATCTGACGATTTGTCAAATAGCATTGATGTTTCAATGGATGAAAAAATTGTGATAGCTGGATATTTTCAAAATAGCATGGCTATAGATTCAACTACGATTACAAGTGTAGGAGAACTTGATGTTTTTGTGGCATTGTTTGAGGAAAGTGAATCAAATAATTGCAATATTCCTAATTTATATTTGAATACATATGTTAATTCAACTGAAGTTTTTATTGAATCATATTTTCCTTATTCGATTGACACCTCACAATATTTTCTAAGCTGGCAAATGGGCGATGGTACAGAATTTTATCAAACAACTTCTATCCAATACAATTATCAGGCGATTGATACCTTTTCTATTGTTTTGAATATTCAGGACAAAAATGATAGTCTGTGTTTTTTAAATATTTATGATACGATCATTACTTCTTGTTTTTTAGACAATTTAGATTTTTCGATGCAAAGAGATAGTTTTAATGTTTCATTAGAGACATCATACTTTCTGGATACTATAGATTATCAAATTATTTGGGATTTTGGAGATTCTACGAACCTCACAAACCAAAACAATCCTGTGCATTTTTATAATTCATATGGTTATAAAACCATCATACTTTCAGTAGTTTATTTGCCCGACAGCAATTGCAACCAGCAAATTCAAAAAATTATAAATGTCGATAGTGTTCCCTGCATCCAGTCTGCCGAAATTGAGATTTATGAAAATGTTTGGAAACATGCAATTTTTGAACTTTTACCGAATGTAGATACTGTAAATTACAATATTTTATGGAATCTTGGCGATGGTACAACTATTGAAAATCAGTATCTTATTGATCATACTTTTCCTTCAACAATACAATATGATGTAACTTGCAAAATTTCTCACAAAGCAGATTCTAATTGCATTCTGATAGTTGAAAAAGAAATTGATCTTGAATGTTACAGTAATTTTGGAATTGATTTATACGAAATTGCTGTGCCGTATTCCGGAGGTTGGTATTATGATGCATTTGCAGATGATGTTATGAATGAACCTACTTATGATTACGGTTTGGCATGGAACTGGGGCAACGGCGATATCGACACCTTGTACAACGACTGGGAAGTTTCAGGAATGTACACTGTAGCAGGAAATTATACTGTTTCATATTCATATTGGGACCTGAATGATCCAACTTGTATAAATTATAGCAATAGTTTTACTATAACTGTAGAAGCACCGGAATGTGAAGTAAATTCAGGCATTTATGGTATTTTCATAGTTCCATGGGATAGTATGACAATAAGTGTTGAAGCAAATAATTATTGGTCGGATTATCCTTTCTCATGGTCATTTGGCGATGGCGGCTATGGAGGAGGTTTGTTCGATGAACATACCTATGCAGATTATGGATTTTATGAAATATGTGTAACCGCAAATAA includes the following:
- the def gene encoding peptide deformylase, whose product is MILPIVAYGSKVLRETTVEIEENYPNLDSLIKNLKETMIHADGVGLAAPQVNLGIRLFVVDASPLSKEDETLEGFSKVFINPIILEEKGEPWAYNEGCLSLPGIREEVKRKPKIRIEYYDENWDLKEEIYEGIKARIIQHEYDHLEGYVLTDRLQPLKKRILKGKLASISKGKVSTDYKMKFPNRK
- a CDS encoding tetratricopeptide repeat protein — its product is MKYSLQILSIIAFLMLSCNQKSQKEIDIENITKLEETIYSDSLKKIDIELANKLMLSYSLFSENHKDDKNSAEYLFKAGEIAMNLNMSKPAISYFNKVSNQYPTFEKAPTCIFLQAFIFENQLNDNEKAKKLYEAFIEKNPDHILTKDAKASLKNLGKSLEEIIKEFETKANNE
- a CDS encoding PKD domain-containing protein, which encodes MKNIITKSKSFILIRIIFITILLLHSIQNTFAQNVINVFHSGGTGDDYGKEIAYKDDGRYYLTGNFNSTANIFGETLSSQNPNFDDIFISCFDTSGQNIFTKSIGSMKDDIARGIAIDSTGRTYVTGTFNDSLQFADTTIYNPCGNSPNSGKGIFLIKYSPQGNRLWEKVVCGTKTTANSKVLLDPFGKVWLIGNYENGGVLIDTLNLSGSGNTNIFIARFTKNGNLEFANGISASGSGPSQCLLTGITVNNQGAVFISGYYKYANHINGFSVPDGSYYKPFIMKMDYSGNIQWVSGSSSNNNCYSKGFINDISGNSYITGYFQGTTTFGSQTIASNGGYDYFIACCSSSGQWQWAESVGNTGNDYAFGISLNSQNELFITGRFENSLSFAGQNLISNGGTDIFLAKYDLAGGFLAAQSYGGSADDGAYNVYITENDTIIITGYFQNTMTIDTITTTSNGGKDIFVASFLDTIACNVPNSYINIINNYTEISLSTSFQYDTSQYFLTWQMGDGTEFYQTTSIVYDYQAIDTFYISLHIVDKNDSLCFKDFYETVITMCILDELQISKQINNTSVSLETSYSLDTSQYSITWNMGDGTEFYQTTSVEYDYQAIDTFNTILYIEYNNDSLCFINLFETVITNCFLDNLDFSMQMNNNNVVFETSYFIDTNQFQIVWDVGDSTSITNLNNPVHYYNSYGYKSITLSATYLPDSTCNIQIQKILNIDNLPCITTPEIVIHENIDKHAIFELIPNVDTINYQILWDLEYGTIVYDQNLIDHIFPYNYITYLTCQISHIADSNCVITVEKEIDLDCYDEIGFDYWETTDEWPGGWEYHVWADIVYDEPPNSYAFVCDCGNGDVDSLVNDWDWSCYYDVAGNYEISFYVWDLEDSTCHGDAGDFTITVEEPDCSVAGGIGNVSLWPFDSMTVAVQAGAPQMEYSFYWNFGDGSSGGGSEEWHTYSDYGVYTICLTTTNNWGVGCSETSYYNFTLGIGGCNDTLALNYNPNADFNNGSCIYADTQSISLSLGWSIFSTYIEPFENNIDSIFQEIVGNTILVKNQMGLIYYPLYSIISLDTIALGQGYLVKMANGAILNVTGIICQPQNSPILLTEGWNTIGYLRQSSANILQMFSSIESNTEIVKDDSGNIYWPQFNFNNIGNMLPGKGYQVKMISADTLVYPAN
- a CDS encoding cysteine desulfurase translates to MHIYFDNAASTKVDEEVLKLMYELQKTNFGNPSSIHHFGRNAKSLIEKSRRTIANYFSAAPSEIFFTSGGTEAINMAISACVNSLKITKVITSKLEHQAVLQCLESYEKMGLIELNYLNFDEKANLNFDELNEFLSKNPNSLVALMHLNNEISNLLPIKKVSKICKKHKAIFLSDTVQSIGHYQLNLETIEIDFIVGSAHKFHGPKGVGFIYVNNNMNIKPLIIGGAQERNMRAGTENVIGIAGMAKALEIAYEDFEKNAKYISGLKNYFVERIKKEFLDCSFLGESEEKGAFTILNVVFPKTEKSEMLMINLDIDGIAVSEGSACTSGSSVRSHVVEALGLDENKQALRFSFSKFNTMEEIDICIDSLKKYLSA